In one window of Arvicanthis niloticus isolate mArvNil1 chromosome Y unlocalized genomic scaffold, mArvNil1.pat.X SUPER_Y_unloc_1, whole genome shotgun sequence DNA:
- the LOC117695949 gene encoding uncharacterized protein LOC117695949, with protein MLEPQDREFEVGPEFLLNDSQDTEATPEQGECTEEDVKKPLVEAKLSNPKEHVIDEYSACHDASSDDDFCIITEDTEHKKDPKFQEVVVGQEQGHQKPKRTYQYHHPLFGEKFAQLCGPRVKMTEVYDLNISRSFYGEQPSYPDIEEEHREQEQCEYEFSQCTGMLRNLKYERPGQQHTGQGQGPRVYHPGEQVVTVIDDMGSPTMEFFGNDNSQHSRNETHRHWEDPIDCAPPPLHHSSRSFQEMTGSHQTLAASFQASLLSCQASLVSCPASLPSCSASAPSCIVPVPIHKESVPICQVSAPISVAYAPLIQVYASTRQPSAQLCQALAASRQASGLLCQTSVVTHQVSAPRCQSLAVSHQASAPSRQASVVSQQVLAESYHQSAMSPHVSFDHRKEKIPRFLPPGQDHSGSIQAE; from the exons ATGCTAGAGCCCCAAGACAGAGAATTTGAAGTAGGTCCAGAGTTCCTCCTAAATGACAGCCAAGACACAGAGGCCACTCCAGAACAAGGAGAATGCActgaagaggatgtgaagaaacccTTGGTAGAGGCAAAGCTATCCAATCCTAAGGAACATGTAATTGATGAATATTCTGCATGTCATGATGCTTCTTCAGATGATGATTTCTGTATAATAACAGAAGATACTGAACACAAGAAAGACCCTAAGTTTCAAGAAGTCGTTGTGGgtcaagaacaaggacatcagaaG CCAAAGAGAACATATCAATACCATCATCCACTTTTTGGGGAAAAGTTTGCCCAACTCTGTGGCCCACGAGTGAAGATGACAGAGGTCTATGATTTGAATATAAGTAGATCCTTCTATGGTGAACAACCTTCTTACCCAGATATTGAAGAGGAG CatagggaacaagaacaatgtgaATATGAATTCTCCCAGTGTACTGGAATGCTTCGAAACTTAAAATATGAACGGCCTGGGCAGCAACATACTGGGCAAGGACAAGGACCTCGTGTATATCATCCAGGAGAACAG GTGGTGACTGTTATAGATGACATGGGGTCACCCACCATGGAATTTTTTGGAAATGACAATTCTCAGCATTCACGAAATGAGACACATAG ACATTGGGAGGATCCTATTGATTGTGCCCCTCCACCTCTGCATCATTCATCAAGATCATTCCAAGAAATGACTGGATCACATCAAACATTGGCAGCCTCATTTCAAGCATCATTACTGTCATGTCAAGCATCATTAGTGTCATGTCCAGCATCTTTACCATCATGTTCAGCATCTGCACCATCATGTATAGTACCTGTACCGATACATAAAGAATCTGTACCAATATGTCAAGTTTCTGCACCAATAAGTGTAGCATATGCACCATTAATCCAAGTGTATGCATCAACACGTCAACCATCTGCACAGTTATGTCAAGCATTGGCAGCTTCACGTCAGGCATCTGGACTGTTATGTCAAACATCTGTAGTGACACATCAAGTATCTGCACCTCGATGTCAATCATTGGCAGTGTCACATCAAGCATCTGCACCATCACGTCAAGCATCAGTGGTGTCACAACAAGTATTGGCAGAATCATATCACCAATCAGCAATGTCACCT catgtttCTTTTGACCACCGAAAAGAGAAAATTCCACGCTTTCTGCCCCCTGGACAAGATCACTCTGGTTCCATTCAGGCTGAATAG